The following are from one region of the Paracoccus sp. S3-43 genome:
- a CDS encoding LysR family transcriptional regulator, whose product MDWDKLRIFHAVADAGSLTHAGDTLHLSQSAVSRQIRALEESLGTTLFHRHARGLILTEQGELLFEATSSMARKLDTAAARIRDSEEHVFGELRVTAAVGFGTLWLAPRLGKLYDKYPDLKIDLMLEERLLDLPMREADVAIRMKEPSQSDLIRRRLLNIRMRLYATEQYLTKAGVPQSMADLAAHRLICQKADQPQVAAGARLVQEIMAQNISSTLTVNNYFGVLQGVLAHLGIGVLPDYLTADHKGLVRVLPAVDSGEVPVFLAYPEELRQTRRVAVFRDFVLEEIQDYRRRQSEALLPVGK is encoded by the coding sequence ATGGACTGGGACAAGCTTAGAATATTTCACGCGGTCGCCGATGCGGGCAGCCTGACCCATGCCGGCGATACGCTGCATCTGTCGCAATCGGCGGTCAGTCGGCAGATCCGCGCACTGGAAGAATCGCTGGGCACCACGCTGTTCCACCGTCACGCGCGGGGGCTGATTCTCACCGAACAGGGCGAATTGCTGTTCGAAGCGACCTCCTCCATGGCGCGCAAGCTGGACACCGCCGCGGCCCGCATCCGCGACAGCGAGGAGCATGTCTTCGGTGAATTGCGTGTCACCGCCGCCGTGGGCTTCGGCACGCTGTGGCTGGCGCCGCGTCTTGGCAAGCTCTACGACAAGTATCCCGATCTCAAGATCGACCTGATGCTGGAGGAGCGGCTGCTGGATCTGCCGATGCGAGAGGCCGATGTGGCGATTCGCATGAAGGAGCCCAGCCAGTCCGACCTGATCCGCCGCCGGTTGCTGAACATTCGCATGCGGCTCTATGCGACCGAGCAATACCTGACCAAGGCGGGCGTGCCGCAGAGCATGGCCGACCTGGCCGCCCATCGCCTGATCTGCCAGAAGGCGGACCAGCCGCAGGTGGCCGCAGGGGCGCGGCTGGTGCAGGAGATCATGGCACAGAACATCAGTTCCACCCTGACGGTGAACAACTATTTCGGGGTGTTGCAGGGGGTGCTGGCCCATCTGGGGATCGGCGTCCTGCCGGACTACCTGACCGCCGATCACAAGGGTCTGGTCCGGGTTCTGCCCGCGGTCGATTCGGGCGAAGTGCCGGTGTTCCTGGCCTATCCCGAGGAATTGCGCCAGACGCGCCGCGTCGCGGTATTCCGCGATTTCGTGCTGGAGGAGATCCAGGATTACCGCCGCAGGCAGAGCGAGGCGCTTTTGCCGGTCGGGAAGTAA